The Clostridium septicum genome contains a region encoding:
- a CDS encoding glycerate kinase family protein produces the protein MKFILAPDSFKESMTSKEACDAMELGIKKVIKDAECIKVPMADGGEGTVEALVEATNGTIHKVKVTAPLGNEVEAIFGVLGNKTTAVIEMASASGIHLVKREERNPLITTTYGTGELIRAALDLGVKHIVIGIGGSATNDGGAGMIQALGGKILDKDGNQIAFGGGELSKVEKIDLTELDKRIKEVTIEVACDVTNPLVGETGASAIFGPQKGATEEMVKILDKNLSNYAKVIKKELGKDVANVEGAGAAGGLGAALLAFLDAKLEKGIELVIKHTELKEKVKGAAFVFTGEGAIDNQTIYGKTPMGVAKTAKEEGIKTIAFAGKVSEGVENLYPIGIESIFSIMQGVDTLDDALKNGRENLAKTVENVVRLISIK, from the coding sequence ATGAAATTTATATTAGCACCAGATTCCTTTAAGGAAAGTATGACATCAAAAGAAGCTTGTGATGCTATGGAACTTGGAATTAAAAAAGTAATAAAAGACGCAGAATGTATAAAAGTACCTATGGCAGATGGAGGAGAAGGAACTGTAGAAGCTTTAGTAGAGGCAACAAATGGAACAATTCATAAAGTTAAGGTTACAGCTCCTTTAGGAAATGAAGTAGAAGCTATTTTTGGAGTCTTAGGAAATAAAACTACAGCTGTTATAGAAATGGCAAGTGCAAGTGGAATACATCTAGTAAAAAGAGAAGAAAGAAATCCTCTTATAACTACAACTTATGGAACAGGGGAACTTATAAGAGCTGCTCTTGATTTAGGAGTAAAGCATATAGTTATAGGAATAGGTGGAAGTGCAACTAATGATGGTGGAGCTGGAATGATTCAAGCATTAGGTGGTAAGATTTTAGACAAAGATGGAAATCAAATAGCCTTTGGTGGTGGAGAATTATCAAAGGTAGAAAAAATAGATTTAACTGAATTAGATAAAAGAATTAAAGAGGTAACTATTGAAGTAGCCTGTGATGTAACAAATCCTTTAGTTGGAGAAACTGGAGCCTCAGCAATATTTGGACCACAAAAAGGTGCAACAGAAGAAATGGTTAAAATATTAGATAAAAATCTTTCTAATTATGCGAAGGTAATAAAAAAAGAATTAGGAAAAGATGTAGCTAATGTAGAAGGAGCAGGGGCAGCAGGTGGATTAGGAGCAGCATTATTAGCTTTTTTAGATGCAAAACTAGAAAAAGGTATAGAGCTTGTAATAAAGCATACAGAACTTAAAGAAAAAGTAAAAGGTGCAGCTTTTGTATTTACAGGAGAAGGTGCTATAGATAATCAAACTATTTATGGAAAAACTCCAATGGGAGTAGCAAAAACAGCTAAAGAGGAAGGTATTAAAACTATTGCATTTGCAGGAAAGGTTTCAGAAGGAGTAGAAAATTTATATCCAATAGGAATAGAATCTATCTTTAGTATAATGCAGGGAGTAGATACTTTAGATGATGCTTTAAAAAATGGAAGAGAAAATTTAGCTAAAACAGTAGAAAATGTAGTTAGATTAATAAGTATAAAATAA
- a CDS encoding DUF4153 domain-containing protein yields the protein MGRTAYLVILKGEKILVYNKSEERYLKVDINNGEDPEEFLSKWTEKNLTGYSKEFLKFSKDISVKGSLYRVFFIDATNSDLSIKIECSNYLQFRNIYFGESINYNEKIILNSIFLDCNDRNYNSFAVESIKNIVYEKKILKSTNNNGIDESVDKSKIKLLAVLTLIIGFLTYKFFFRYLGISVGIFISYLILVFFIINGVKNKNIMGGFLVGISLILSFSYGIFTNDIFRIFNTLLIPISLFSGFLLLNYSDIPLELKRFINIFLERVLDLPAVNSLNIVKILKSVAKEDKVEKQSNIKSITLGLFISVPILIILSIILAGADNMFNYYIANMVNYINIDNIVTVVFKLLVSLVVMAFLFGLYYSFECKNKNVKEIKFKNVKYFNELTVVTMLIAIGVLYIVFTKIQVSYLYLNSVLPQEFDFSSYAREGFFQLVFIVIINLLLITFLKSETNVTSNKVGQILKGLYTLITLLSINMAISAIYKMSLYISAFGYTRLRILVQVFTVFLCLILVFLIFNIWKNKNLLKPVIIVGAIIYVGLNYFNLDNYIVKKNIDNKNLESRIDNQYLITLSLDAYESMLEAKNKGLISDDEYIGWKYKGMDKHLHWYEYNYFYNKQR from the coding sequence ATGGGAAGAACTGCTTATTTAGTAATTTTAAAAGGGGAAAAAATATTAGTATATAATAAATCAGAAGAAAGATATTTAAAAGTAGATATAAATAATGGAGAAGATCCAGAAGAATTTTTAAGTAAATGGACAGAAAAAAATTTAACTGGATATAGTAAAGAGTTTTTAAAATTTTCAAAGGACATATCTGTAAAGGGAAGCTTGTATAGAGTATTTTTTATAGATGCTACAAATAGTGATTTATCTATTAAAATTGAATGTAGTAATTATCTTCAATTTAGAAATATATATTTTGGAGAAAGTATAAATTACAATGAAAAGATTATTTTAAATTCTATTTTCCTTGATTGTAATGATAGAAATTATAATTCTTTTGCTGTAGAATCTATTAAAAATATTGTATATGAAAAGAAAATTTTAAAATCTACCAATAACAATGGAATAGATGAAAGTGTCGATAAAAGTAAGATTAAATTATTAGCAGTATTAACATTAATTATAGGTTTTTTAACATATAAGTTTTTCTTTAGATATTTAGGTATTTCAGTAGGAATATTTATAAGCTATTTAATTTTAGTATTCTTTATTATAAATGGTGTGAAAAATAAAAATATAATGGGAGGCTTTTTAGTAGGAATAAGTCTTATACTATCTTTTAGTTATGGAATTTTTACAAATGATATATTCAGAATTTTCAATACATTATTAATACCTATTAGTTTATTTTCAGGATTTCTACTTTTAAATTATTCTGATATACCTCTAGAACTTAAGAGATTTATTAATATATTTTTAGAGAGAGTATTAGATTTACCAGCAGTTAATTCTTTAAATATAGTTAAGATATTAAAATCAGTAGCTAAAGAAGACAAAGTAGAAAAGCAAAGTAATATTAAATCCATAACTTTAGGATTATTTATATCAGTTCCTATTTTAATAATTCTTTCTATAATATTAGCTGGAGCAGATAATATGTTTAATTATTATATAGCTAATATGGTAAATTACATTAATATAGATAATATAGTTACAGTAGTTTTTAAGCTTTTAGTATCTCTAGTAGTAATGGCATTTTTATTTGGTTTATATTATAGCTTTGAATGTAAAAATAAAAATGTTAAAGAAATAAAATTTAAAAATGTAAAGTACTTTAATGAATTAACAGTAGTAACAATGCTTATAGCTATTGGTGTTCTTTACATTGTATTTACAAAAATACAAGTATCATATTTATATTTAAATAGTGTATTACCTCAAGAGTTTGATTTTTCATCATATGCAAGAGAAGGTTTTTTTCAACTAGTATTTATAGTAATAATAAATTTACTTCTTATAACATTCCTTAAATCAGAAACTAATGTAACTTCTAATAAGGTAGGACAAATACTTAAAGGGTTATATACTTTAATTACTTTATTAAGTATAAATATGGCTATATCAGCCATATACAAAATGAGTTTATATATATCTGCATTTGGTTATACAAGACTTAGAATTTTAGTTCAAGTATTTACAGTATTTTTATGTTTAATATTAGTATTTTTAATTTTTAATATATGGAAAAATAAAAACTTGTTAAAGCCAGTTATAATAGTAGGAGCTATTATATATGTAGGATTAAATTATTTTAATTTAGATAACTATATTGTAAAAAAGAACATTGATAATAAAAATTTAGAAAGTAGGATAGATAACCAGTATTTAATAACATTATCTTTAGATGCTTATGAATCTATGTTAGAAGCTAAGAATAAAGGACTAATTTCTGATGATGAATATATAGGTTGGAAGTATAAAGGTATGGATAAGCATTTACATTGGTATGAATATAATTATTTTTATAATAAACAAAGATAA
- the gltX gene encoding glutamate--tRNA ligase, with protein MSLEKLAEIIFPGIDKTPEYYIEKYPKRDLKEGAVVCRYAPSPTGFQHIGGVFAALINERLARQTDGVFYLRIEDTDQKREVAGAIEDTIATMHNFGMDFNEGMTGTDTSKGNYGPYRQSQRAEIYKAFAKDLVKKGLAYPCFCTPEELAELREKQTAAKITPGYYGEYAKYRNLTSEEAIEKIEKGESYIIRLKSPGNIENRVEFHDLIKGDVHFPENNQDIVLIKGDGLPTYHFAHAIDDALMRTTHVIRGEEWLSSLPIHVQLFDVLGLEKPEYAHIPTIMKNDNGSKRKLSKRKDAEAAVSYYKEVGYPMVSVIEYLLNIINSTFEEWRAENPLADYHDFEIALDKMSKSGALFDIVKLNDVSKEVICKMKPEVVYNYYTTWAKEFDKEMFELVTANEVMTKEIFNIDKEGPKPRKDFAKWEDVKEKIFYFYDELFDKETAEQVELPKTLSLENAKDIIETYAKEFTFNVGSQEAWFDELKEIGLKLGYCANRKEYKANPDQYKGMISDVAGAVRAALSHRTNTPDLYTIMQIMGEEKVKSRFSKFINL; from the coding sequence ATGAGTTTAGAAAAATTAGCTGAAATTATTTTCCCTGGTATTGATAAAACACCAGAGTATTACATTGAAAAATATCCAAAGAGAGATTTAAAAGAAGGCGCAGTAGTTTGTAGATATGCTCCATCACCAACAGGATTCCAACATATCGGAGGAGTTTTTGCTGCATTAATAAATGAAAGATTAGCACGTCAAACAGATGGAGTTTTTTATTTAAGAATAGAAGATACAGATCAAAAGAGAGAAGTAGCAGGAGCTATTGAAGATACTATAGCAACTATGCATAACTTTGGAATGGACTTTAATGAAGGAATGACTGGAACGGATACATCAAAGGGAAATTATGGACCATATAGACAAAGTCAAAGAGCAGAAATATATAAGGCTTTTGCTAAAGATTTAGTTAAGAAGGGGTTAGCTTATCCATGTTTCTGTACTCCAGAAGAGTTAGCAGAACTTCGTGAAAAGCAAACAGCTGCAAAAATTACACCAGGATATTATGGCGAATATGCTAAATATAGAAATTTAACTTCAGAAGAAGCTATAGAAAAAATAGAAAAAGGTGAAAGTTATATTATAAGACTTAAATCACCAGGAAACATAGAAAATAGAGTAGAATTCCATGACTTAATAAAAGGAGATGTACATTTCCCAGAAAATAATCAAGATATAGTTTTAATAAAGGGTGATGGGCTTCCTACATATCACTTTGCACATGCTATAGATGATGCATTAATGAGAACTACTCATGTTATAAGAGGAGAAGAATGGTTATCATCACTTCCAATACATGTTCAATTATTCGATGTTTTAGGATTAGAAAAACCAGAATATGCTCATATTCCAACAATAATGAAAAATGATAATGGATCAAAGAGAAAATTATCAAAGAGAAAAGATGCTGAAGCAGCAGTTTCTTATTATAAAGAAGTTGGATATCCAATGGTTTCAGTTATAGAATACTTATTAAATATAATAAACTCAACTTTTGAAGAGTGGAGAGCTGAAAATCCTTTAGCAGATTATCATGATTTTGAAATAGCTTTAGATAAGATGAGTAAGAGTGGAGCATTATTTGATATAGTTAAGTTAAATGATGTAAGTAAAGAAGTAATTTGTAAGATGAAGCCAGAAGTAGTTTATAATTACTACACAACTTGGGCAAAAGAATTTGATAAAGAAATGTTTGAATTAGTAACAGCTAATGAAGTTATGACTAAAGAAATATTCAATATAGATAAAGAAGGTCCAAAGCCAAGAAAAGATTTTGCTAAGTGGGAAGATGTTAAAGAAAAGATATTCTATTTTTATGATGAATTATTTGATAAAGAAACAGCAGAACAAGTAGAATTACCAAAAACATTATCTCTTGAAAATGCAAAAGATATAATTGAAACTTATGCAAAAGAATTTACTTTTAATGTAGGAAGTCAAGAAGCTTGGTTTGATGAATTAAAAGAAATAGGATTAAAATTAGGATACTGTGCAAATAGAAAAGAATATAAGGCTAATCCAGATCAATATAAGGGTATGATTTCAGATGTAGCAGGGGCTGTAAGAGCAGCTTTATCACATAGAACTAATACTCCAGATCTTTATACTATAATGCAAATTATGGGAGAAGAAAAAGTAAAGAGTAGATTTAGTAAATTTATAAATCTATAA
- a CDS encoding GntP family permease, producing MEITVTALGAVIALVVAITLIIKKVHPAYGLIIGALIGGLVGGAGLTGSVTLMMNGAKGMIPAILRILTAGVLAGVLIESGAAAKIAETIVSKIGESKALIALTIATMVLTAVGVFVDVAVITVAPIALAIAYKSNLSKSAILLAMIGGGKAGNIMSPNPNTIAAADNLGVSLTSVMIAGVIPAIFGVIVTCIIAKRLKVKGTFVGNDENTKEIENMPGFFPAIVGPLTAIILLMLRPTLGISIDPLIALPVGGLCGIIAMGKVKHLNEYATYGLGKMSGVAILLIGTGTLAGIISNSGLKDVIIQGINTLGLPNFALAPVSGILMSAATASTTSGTAVATSVFGPTITGMGVSSLATAAMVHVGATVLDHLPHGSFFHATGGSINMSMKERLKLIPYESLVGLTMTIVSVIIFGFIL from the coding sequence ATGGAAATTACTGTTACAGCATTAGGGGCAGTAATAGCATTAGTTGTTGCTATTACATTAATAATTAAAAAAGTACATCCAGCATATGGATTGATAATTGGAGCACTGATTGGAGGGTTAGTTGGTGGAGCTGGATTAACAGGTAGCGTTACGTTAATGATGAATGGGGCAAAAGGAATGATACCTGCTATATTAAGAATACTTACAGCTGGAGTTTTAGCTGGAGTTCTTATTGAATCAGGGGCAGCAGCTAAAATTGCTGAAACTATAGTAAGTAAAATTGGAGAATCTAAAGCATTAATAGCATTAACAATAGCAACAATGGTTTTAACAGCAGTTGGAGTTTTTGTAGATGTTGCTGTAATAACAGTTGCGCCTATAGCATTAGCAATAGCATACAAATCGAATCTTAGTAAGTCTGCAATACTTTTAGCAATGATTGGAGGGGGAAAGGCCGGAAATATAATGTCACCTAATCCAAATACAATTGCAGCAGCAGATAATTTAGGGGTTTCATTAACAAGTGTAATGATAGCAGGAGTAATACCAGCTATATTTGGTGTTATTGTAACATGTATAATAGCAAAACGTCTTAAAGTAAAAGGAACTTTTGTAGGAAATGATGAAAATACTAAAGAAATAGAAAATATGCCAGGATTCTTTCCAGCTATAGTTGGGCCTTTAACTGCAATAATACTATTAATGTTAAGACCAACTTTAGGAATTAGCATAGATCCTTTAATAGCACTTCCAGTAGGTGGGTTATGTGGGATAATAGCAATGGGAAAAGTAAAACATCTTAATGAATATGCAACTTATGGCTTAGGAAAGATGAGTGGAGTTGCCATATTATTAATAGGTACAGGAACTTTAGCTGGAATAATATCTAATTCAGGTTTAAAAGATGTAATAATACAAGGAATAAATACATTAGGTTTACCAAACTTTGCATTAGCACCAGTATCTGGTATATTAATGTCTGCTGCAACTGCATCAACAACATCAGGTACAGCAGTAGCTACTTCAGTATTTGGACCTACTATAACAGGTATGGGTGTATCTTCATTAGCAACAGCAGCAATGGTACATGTTGGAGCAACAGTTTTAGACCATTTACCTCATGGAAGTTTCTTTCATGCAACAGGTGGTAGCATAAATATGTCAATGAAAGAAAGATTAAAACTTATACCATATGAATCATTAGTTGGATTAACAATGACTATTGTTTCAGTTATAATATTTGGTTTCATATTATAA
- a CDS encoding CdaR family transcriptional regulator: protein MLSKELAQNIVDKMMDVIPYNVNVMDYKGKIIGSGDYLRIGNLHEGAKKALEEKRLIEIYEKVENSRPGVNTPIVFRGEIIGVIGITGNPDEVRQFSKLVSVTAELLINQEYTLNQHMIRQRLKEEFIYEWIYLNEDYNSDFINRGKALGIDVNLERIVVVVENEREKFKELRRFVKDDEYYIKFSPNRIALILRNKKNIYFRIDSIKEFMDISITKVGVGTLHKKLIESLSEALQSLEIGKKLYKNDFVNIYDKIRLFYKGEKLFNIKECKSIIYRIESEGSDLNLLETFLCYMEMNGEKQKVANEIYIHRNTLNYRLEKIEEITGLHFNDYLEFFQLLLAYISYKLEV, encoded by the coding sequence ATGTTAAGTAAAGAATTAGCGCAAAATATAGTAGATAAAATGATGGATGTTATTCCTTATAATGTAAACGTAATGGATTATAAGGGCAAAATAATAGGGAGTGGTGATTATTTAAGAATAGGAAATTTGCATGAGGGAGCTAAAAAAGCTTTAGAAGAAAAAAGGTTAATTGAAATATATGAAAAAGTTGAAAATAGTAGACCTGGAGTTAATACACCTATAGTTTTTAGGGGAGAGATTATTGGTGTTATTGGCATAACAGGAAATCCAGATGAAGTAAGACAGTTTAGTAAATTAGTTAGTGTAACAGCAGAATTACTTATTAATCAAGAATATACATTAAATCAACATATGATAAGACAAAGGCTAAAAGAAGAATTTATTTATGAATGGATATATTTAAATGAAGATTATAATAGCGATTTTATTAATAGGGGAAAAGCATTAGGTATAGATGTTAATTTAGAAAGAATAGTAGTAGTGGTAGAAAATGAAAGAGAAAAATTTAAAGAGCTTAGAAGATTTGTTAAAGATGATGAGTATTATATTAAATTTTCTCCAAATAGAATAGCACTAATATTGAGAAATAAAAAGAATATATATTTTAGAATTGATAGTATAAAAGAATTTATGGATATATCTATAACTAAAGTAGGCGTTGGAACGTTACATAAGAAACTTATTGAATCTTTATCAGAAGCACTACAGTCTTTAGAAATAGGTAAAAAATTATATAAAAATGATTTTGTAAATATATATGATAAAATAAGACTTTTTTATAAAGGTGAGAAATTATTTAATATAAAAGAATGTAAAAGTATAATTTATAGAATAGAATCAGAGGGTAGTGACTTAAATCTATTGGAGACTTTTTTATGTTATATGGAAATGAATGGAGAAAAACAAAAAGTAGCTAATGAAATATATATACATAGAAATACTTTAAATTATAGGTTAGAAAAAATTGAAGAAATTACTGGGTTACATTTTAATGATTATTTAGAGTTTTTTCAGCTGCTTTTAGCATATATAAGTTATAAATTGGAAGTTTAA